Proteins co-encoded in one Apteryx mantelli isolate bAptMan1 chromosome 4, bAptMan1.hap1, whole genome shotgun sequence genomic window:
- the LOC136991847 gene encoding olfactory receptor 5J3-like: MVDENCTRVTHFTLAGLTDHPHLKPVLFALFLGTYMLTLVGNLGIIVLVRVSPQLHTPMYFFLSNLSFLDICYSCTISPKMLLDLSEKHRAISFAGCLMQLNFYGVFATSEIYLLAAMAYDRYVAICSPLLYGVVMSPGLCTCLVAGSYLAGLLNAIIHTSGLLQLSFCGPHVINNFYCDGPPLLVLSSTDTWLNEVVMFVFVGFNMTTTILLIIASYARIAVTIMRMNSAEGRRKACSTCASHLAAMTIFYVSAAFNYMQPSSMNSMESKKISSIFYSIIIPMLNPLIYSLRNKEVKHATINIIRRKVYF, translated from the coding sequence ATGGTGGATGAGAACTGCACCAGGGTGACCCACTTCACCCTCGCAGGACTCACAGATCACCCACACCTGAAGCCCGTCCTCTTcgccctcttcctgggcacctacaTGCTGACCCTAGTGGGAAACCTCGGCAtcatcgtgctggtcagggtcagcccccagctccacacccccatgtactttttcctcagtaacttgtccttcttagacatttgctattcctgcactatcagccccaaaatgctgttggacctttcagaaaaacacagagccatttcttttgctggctgcCTCATGCAGTTAAACTTCTATGGTGTTTTTGCCACGTCTGAGATCTACCTTCTGGCTGccatggcgtatgaccgctacgtggccatctgcagccccctgctctaCGGGGTCGTCATGTCTCCTGGACTCTGCACGTGCCTGGTTGCCGGGTCCTACCTTGCAGGGCTGCTGAATGCCATCATACACACGAGTGGCttgctccagctctccttctgTGGCCCTCACGTCATCAATAACTTCTACTGTGATGGGCCCCCATTGCTTGTTCTCTCCTCCACTGACACATGGCTCAACGAGGttgtgatgtttgtgtttgtgggcttcaaCATGACCACCACCATCCTGCTCATCATCGCCTCCTATGCCCGCATTGCGGTGACCATCATGAGGATGAACTCTGCTGAAGGCAGGCGCAAAGCCTGTTCCACCTGTGCCTCCCATCTAGCAGCCATGACCATCTTCTACGTATCTGCTGCTTTCAATTACATGCAACCCAGTTCAATGAACTCAATGGAGAGCAAGAAAATTTCATCCATCTTTTATAGCATTATAATCCCCATGCTgaatcccttgatttacagtttgaggaacaaggaggtgaagCATGCCACAATCAATATTATCAGGAGGAAAGTGTACTTCTGA
- the LOC136991845 gene encoding olfactory receptor 5J3-like, producing the protein MADENCTRVTHFTLAGLTEHPRLKPVLFALFLGTYILTLVGNLGIIVLVRVSPQLHTPMYFFLSNLSFLDICYSCTISPKMLLDLSEKHRAISFAGCLMQFYFYVVFGTSEVYLLAAMAYDRYVAICSPLLYGVVMSPGLCTCLVTGSYLAGMLNAIIHTSTLLQLSFCGPHVINDFYCDGPALFVLSSTDTWLNEVVMFVFVGFNLTTTNLLIVASYTRIAVTIVRMRSAEGRRKACSTCASHLATVMMLYVSFVLMYLRPSSSSAVDEDKWASVFSVVVIPFSNPLIYSLRNKEVKAALRRLLRRKMCP; encoded by the coding sequence ATGGCGGATGAGAACTGCACCAGGGTGACCCACTTCACCCTTGCAGGACTCACAGAGCACCCACGCCTGAAGCCTGTCCTCTTcgccctcttcctgggcacctacaTACTGACCCTAGTGGGAAACCTCGGCAtcatcgtgctggtcagggtcagcccccagctccacacccccatgtactttttcctcagtaacttgtccttcttagacatttgctattcctgcactatcagccccaaaatgctgttggacctttcagaaaaacacagagccatttcttttgctggctgcCTCATGCAATTTTACTTCTATGTTGTTTTTGGCACGTCTGAGGTCTACCTTCTGGCTGccatggcgtatgaccgctacgtggccatctgcagccccctgctctaCGGGGTCGTCATGTCTCCTGGACTCTGCACGTGCCTGGTCACCGGGTCTTACCTTGCGGGGATGCTGAATGCCATCATACACACGAGCACCttgctccagctctccttctgTGGTCCTCACGTCATCAATGACTTCTACTGTGATGGGCCTGCATTGTTTGTTCTCTCCTCCACTGACACGTGGCTCAACGAGGttgtgatgtttgtgtttgtgggcttcaaCCTGACCACCACCAACCTGCTCATCGTTGCCTCCTACACCCGCATTGCGGTGACCATCGTGAGGATGCGCTCTGCTGAAGGCAGGCGCAAAGCCTgctccacctgtgcctcccacctagCAACTGTCATGATGCTCTATGTGAGTTTTGTCCTCATGTACCTACGGCCCAGCTCTAGTTCAGCAGTTGATGAAGATAAGTGGGCTTCAGTTTTCTCTGTGGTAGTGATCCCTTTTTCAAATCCTCTGATTTACAGCCTGAGAAACAAGGAGGTGAAGGCTGCTCTGAGGAGACTTCTGAGGAGGAAAATGTGCCCATGA
- the LOC136991846 gene encoding olfactory receptor 5J3-like has protein sequence MVDENCTRVTHFTLAGLTDHPHLKPVLFALFLGTYMLTLVGNLGIIVLVRVSPQLHTPMYFFLSNLSFLDICYSCTISPKMLLDLSEKHRAISFAGCLMQLNFYGVFATSEIYLLAAMAYDRYVAICSPLLYGVVMSPGLCTCLVAGSYLAGLLNAIIHTSGLLQLSFCGPHVINNFYCDGPPLLVLSSTDTWLNEVVMFVFVGFNMTTTILLIIASYARIAVTIMRMNSAEGRRKACSTCASHLAAITIFYVSAAFNYMQPSSMNSMESKKISSIFYSIIIPMLNPLIYSLRNKEVKHATINIIRRKVYF, from the coding sequence ATGGTGGATGAGAACTGCACCAGGGTGACCCACTTCACCCTCGCAGGACTCACAGATCACCCACACCTGAAGCCCGTCCTCTTcgccctcttcctgggcacctacaTGCTGACCCTAGTGGGAAACCTCGGCAtcatcgtgctggtcagggtcagcccccagctccacacccccatgtactttttcctcagtaacttgtccttcttagacatttgctattcctgcactatcagccccaaaatgctgttggacctttcagaaaaacacagagccatttcttttgctggctgcCTCATGCAGTTAAACTTCTATGGTGTTTTTGCCACGTCTGAGATCTACCTTCTGGCTGccatggcgtatgaccgctacgtggccatctgcagccccctgctctaCGGGGTCGTCATGTCTCCTGGACTCTGCACGTGCCTGGTTGCCGGGTCCTACCTTGCAGGGCTGCTGAATGCCATCATACACACGAGTGGCttgctccagctctccttctgTGGCCCTCACGTCATCAATAACTTCTACTGTGATGGGCCCCCATTGCTTGTTCTCTCCTCCACTGACACATGGCTCAACGAGGttgtgatgtttgtgtttgtgggcttcaaCATGACCACCACCATCCTGCTCATCATCGCCTCCTATGCCCGCATTGCGGTGACCATCATGAGGATGAACTCTGCTGAAGGCAGGCGCAAAGCCTGttccacctgtgcctcccacctagCAGCCATCACCATCTTCTACGTATCTGCTGCTTTCAATTACATGCAACCCAGTTCAATGAACTCAATGGAGAGCAAGAAAATTTCATCCATCTTTTATAGCATTATAATCCCCATGCTgaatcccttgatttacagtttgaggaacaaggaggtgaagCATGCCACAATCAATATTATCAGGAGGAAAGTGTACTTCTGA